In Citrus sinensis cultivar Valencia sweet orange chromosome 2, DVS_A1.0, whole genome shotgun sequence, a single genomic region encodes these proteins:
- the LOC102621730 gene encoding putative germin-like protein 2-1, producing MAKHILVLNLLTVTCALVVAFEPSPLQDFCVADPSGSARVNGFACMDPKLAQANHFTFSGLHVAGNTSNPLGSRVTPVTVAQIPGLNTLGASLARIDYAPWGVIPPHVHPRATEILTVIEGSLDVGFVTSNPENRLITKVLKKGDVFVFPIGLAHFQRNVGHGNAFSISALSSQNPGVITIANAVFGSNPSIADDLLAKAFQLDKSVVGQLQTKS from the coding sequence ATGGCCAAGCACATTTTGGTATTGAATTTACTAACCGTCACTTGTGCTCTAGTTGTTGCTTTTGAGCCCAGTCCTCTTCAAGATTTCTGCGTTGCAGACCCCAGTGGCTCTGCAAGGGTTAATGGCTTCGCCTGCATGGACCCAAAACTCGCACAGGCCAACCATTTTACATTCAGCGGACTGCATGTAGCTGGCAACACATCAAACCCACTTGGCTCAAGGGTTACACCAGTAACAGTGGCTCAAATACCTGGACTCAACACTCTTGGTGCCTCATTGGCTCGCATCGACTACGCACCATGGGGAGTGATTCCTCCTCATGTTCATCCTCGTGCCACCGAGATTTTAACAGTCATCGAAGGAAGCCTTGACGTCGGATTCGTGACATCTAACCCAGAAAACAGGCTCATCACAAAGGTTCTTAAGAAGGGTGATGTGTTTGTGTTCCCGATTGGACTTGCTCACTTTCAGCGTAATGTGGGTCATGGAAATGCCTTCTCAATCTCCGCATTGAGCAGCCAGAATCCTGGAGTCATCACTATTGCTAATGCTGTTTTCGGATCCAATCCGTCCATTGCTGATGATCTTCTTGCCAAGGCCTTTCAGCTTGATAAGTCCGTTGTTGGTCAACTTCAAACAAAATCttag